In one Arenibacter antarcticus genomic region, the following are encoded:
- a CDS encoding Dabb family protein — protein sequence MKGIFFGLLFLTITLVNGQTDEKMKQFDSNFVHTVFFWLKNPNNTNERKAFETSLKKFLDHSQYANTKFIGVPPKASRDVVDGSFTYSLVVTFESSEAQEKYQTEEPHLLFIEESSELWTKVVVYDSKGI from the coding sequence ATGAAAGGCATTTTTTTTGGACTATTATTTTTAACGATAACCCTTGTCAACGGGCAAACAGATGAAAAAATGAAGCAATTTGATTCCAATTTTGTACATACCGTGTTTTTTTGGTTAAAAAACCCTAATAACACTAACGAAAGAAAGGCGTTTGAGACTTCTCTCAAAAAATTTCTTGACCATTCCCAATATGCCAACACCAAATTTATTGGCGTTCCTCCAAAGGCATCCCGAGACGTGGTAGACGGATCGTTTACCTACTCTTTGGTAGTGACCTTTGAATCTTCGGAAGCACAGGAGAAGTATCAGACCGAGGAACCCCATTTATTATTTATTGAAGAATCTAGCGAACTTTGGACCAAGGTGGTCGTTTATGATTCCAAAGGTATTTAA
- a CDS encoding CBS domain-containing protein: MKKRELVSKIMSTNLITINHANTLVEAEQLFKKYKIRHIPVVSNKKIVGILSLTDLLRISFVDTYGEDDSDVDTAIYNMLSIEQVMVNNPVHVSSNKTIKEVAEILAKQEFHALPVVDDGDLVGIVTTTDLLNYLLDQY; this comes from the coding sequence ATGAAAAAAAGAGAGCTAGTATCAAAAATAATGTCGACCAATTTAATCACGATAAATCACGCTAACACCTTAGTGGAGGCAGAGCAATTGTTCAAAAAATATAAAATTCGCCATATTCCCGTAGTAAGTAATAAGAAGATAGTTGGGATATTAAGTTTAACGGATTTATTGCGGATAAGTTTTGTGGATACCTATGGGGAGGACGATTCCGATGTAGACACTGCTATCTATAACATGTTGAGTATAGAGCAGGTGATGGTGAATAATCCTGTGCATGTATCTTCTAACAAAACGATTAAGGAAGTAGCGGAAATTTTAGCTAAGCAGGAGTTTCATGCCTTACCCGTGGTTGATGATGGGGACTTGGTTGGGATTGTAACCACTACGGATTTATTGAATTACTTGTTGGATCAATATTAA
- a CDS encoding metal-dependent hydrolase, whose amino-acid sequence MDSLTQIVLGAAVGEAVLGRKVGNKAMLYGAIAGTIPDLDILANYFTDTVTAIEWHRGFSHSIFFSLLFAPVFGWMIHALERKQPATWKDWTRLMFWGLFTHPILDAFTTWGTQIFWPFNYKVAFQSIFVIDPLYTIPFLVFLVLAMMQKRESPKRARYNRLGLIVSTAYLGVTLLLKGVAYIKITQGLEDQGIDYQKMAVRPSPFNTILWSANIDVGDAYLIGNYSFFDQQPIQFSRYPKNHQLLGDLAANDKVLRLENITGGWFTIVENNGELFFNDLRFGLMSLETEEERFAFNYKLIPTKGDLIVEETPKLQRDAKRLLSALWVRIWGI is encoded by the coding sequence ATGGATTCACTTACACAGATAGTACTAGGTGCCGCGGTTGGAGAAGCGGTCTTAGGCAGAAAAGTCGGAAATAAGGCCATGCTTTACGGAGCTATTGCCGGTACCATCCCCGATTTAGATATTTTAGCAAATTATTTTACTGATACCGTAACGGCTATAGAATGGCACAGGGGATTTAGTCATTCTATCTTCTTTTCCCTACTGTTTGCTCCTGTTTTTGGATGGATGATTCATGCGCTGGAGAGAAAGCAACCTGCTACTTGGAAAGATTGGACCCGACTTATGTTTTGGGGGTTGTTTACACATCCTATTCTTGATGCTTTTACCACTTGGGGGACACAAATATTTTGGCCGTTTAATTATAAAGTGGCCTTTCAGAGCATATTTGTAATAGATCCCCTGTATACTATCCCTTTTTTGGTGTTTCTTGTTTTGGCCATGATGCAAAAGCGCGAATCACCAAAACGTGCTCGTTATAATAGGTTGGGATTAATAGTAAGTACGGCGTATTTGGGAGTTACCCTATTGTTAAAAGGAGTTGCGTACATAAAAATCACCCAAGGTTTGGAGGATCAGGGAATCGACTATCAGAAAATGGCAGTAAGACCATCACCTTTTAATACCATTCTTTGGTCTGCCAATATTGATGTAGGGGATGCCTATTTGATCGGAAATTATTCTTTTTTCGACCAGCAGCCCATTCAGTTCAGTCGATATCCCAAAAATCACCAATTACTGGGGGATTTGGCAGCAAATGATAAAGTACTTCGGTTAGAGAATATTACGGGGGGTTGGTTTACTATTGTAGAGAACAATGGTGAGCTCTTCTTTAATGACCTTCGCTTTGGCCTGATGAGTTTGGAGACAGAGGAGGAGCGTTTTGCCTTTAACTATAAGCTAATCCCTACCAAAGGGGATTTGATAGTAGAAGAGACTCCCAAACTGCAAAGAGATGCAAAGCGACTCCTATCTGCCTTATGGGTAAGGATATGGGGAATTTAA
- a CDS encoding DUF4260 domain-containing protein, giving the protein MRSLLKVEELLMFLLGVYFFSLLDYSWWWFFGLILTPDIGMLGYLMGNKAGALGYNVFHHKGLAIAIYLIGIYLSLPLFQLIGIILFSHASMDRIFGYGLKYKKGFKYTHLGEIGNKNE; this is encoded by the coding sequence ATGAGGTCCCTGTTAAAAGTGGAAGAATTGTTAATGTTCTTATTGGGAGTATATTTTTTTAGTCTACTGGACTATAGCTGGTGGTGGTTTTTTGGGTTGATATTAACCCCTGATATTGGGATGTTAGGCTATTTGATGGGGAATAAAGCGGGTGCATTAGGGTACAATGTCTTTCATCATAAGGGATTAGCCATCGCAATTTATTTAATAGGGATTTATCTTTCCTTACCTTTGTTCCAGCTTATCGGTATAATTTTATTTTCCCACGCCTCTATGGATAGGATCTTTGGTTATGGGTTAAAATATAAAAAGGGGTTTAAATACACCCATTTAGGTGAAATAGGCAATAAAAATGAATGA
- a CDS encoding dipeptidase, giving the protein MQQLTEYLNKNKDRFINELIELLKMPSVSADPAFSQDVLNTADAVKSALLEAGCDTVEICETKGYPIVYGEKIIDPTLPTVLVYGHYDVQPADPIDLWDSPPFEPVIKNTDVHPEGAIFARGACDDKGQMYMHVKAMEFMVRTNQLPCNVKFMIEGEEEVGSENLGEFVANNKEKLSNDIILISDTGMIAKDVPSITTGLRGLSYVEVAVTGPNRDLHSGLYGGAVANPINVLTKMIASLHDENNHITIPGFYDKVEELSQEERNAMAKAPFNLENYKKALDIKDVYGEKGYTTNERNSIRPTLDVNGIWGGYIGAGAKTVIASTAYAKISMRLVPHQEWEEITQLFKTHFENLAPAGVTVKVSPHHGGQGYVTPIDNDAYKAAEKAYETTFGKTPIPQRSGGSIPIVSLFEKELNSKTILMGFGLDSDAIHSPNEHFGVWNYLKGIETIPYFYKYFTELSK; this is encoded by the coding sequence ATGCAACAATTAACAGAGTACCTCAACAAAAACAAGGACCGATTTATCAACGAACTGATAGAGCTCCTAAAAATGCCTTCCGTAAGCGCAGACCCTGCTTTTTCACAGGATGTTTTAAATACCGCCGATGCGGTAAAATCCGCTCTTTTAGAGGCTGGCTGCGACACCGTAGAGATTTGCGAAACCAAAGGCTACCCTATTGTGTACGGGGAGAAAATAATAGATCCGACCTTGCCCACCGTATTGGTTTATGGACATTATGATGTACAGCCCGCAGATCCCATAGATCTATGGGACTCCCCTCCTTTTGAACCTGTCATCAAAAATACCGACGTCCATCCCGAAGGCGCCATTTTTGCCAGGGGAGCCTGTGATGACAAAGGGCAGATGTACATGCATGTAAAGGCTATGGAGTTTATGGTTAGGACCAACCAATTGCCCTGTAACGTAAAGTTTATGATAGAAGGGGAAGAGGAAGTAGGAAGTGAAAATTTGGGCGAATTTGTCGCCAATAACAAAGAAAAACTTTCCAATGATATTATCCTTATCTCAGATACCGGAATGATTGCCAAAGACGTACCTTCCATAACTACCGGATTACGCGGGCTTAGCTATGTAGAAGTAGCCGTTACAGGTCCCAATCGCGATCTGCACTCCGGTCTATACGGTGGCGCCGTGGCCAACCCTATTAATGTGCTCACCAAAATGATCGCCTCCCTGCACGATGAGAATAACCATATTACCATCCCTGGATTTTACGACAAAGTAGAAGAGCTTTCCCAAGAAGAACGCAACGCCATGGCCAAAGCACCCTTTAATTTAGAGAATTATAAGAAGGCATTGGATATTAAGGATGTGTATGGCGAAAAAGGATATACTACCAATGAGCGCAACTCCATCAGGCCAACTCTGGACGTTAATGGCATTTGGGGCGGCTATATTGGAGCAGGAGCCAAAACGGTGATCGCCAGTACGGCCTACGCCAAGATTTCCATGCGCTTGGTGCCTCACCAAGAATGGGAAGAAATCACTCAACTCTTTAAAACCCATTTCGAAAATCTAGCCCCAGCAGGAGTCACCGTTAAGGTGAGTCCACATCATGGCGGCCAGGGCTATGTTACCCCAATAGACAATGACGCGTATAAGGCAGCCGAAAAAGCCTACGAAACTACCTTTGGGAAAACCCCTATCCCACAACGTAGTGGCGGCAGCATCCCCATCGTATCACTGTTTGAAAAAGAGCTGAACAGCAAAACCATCCTTATGGGCTTTGGTCTGGACAGCGATGCCATACACTCACCCAACGAACACTTTGGGGTATGGAACTACCTGAAGGGAATAGAAACCATCCCGTATTTTTATAAATACTTTACAGAGCTTTCCAAATAA
- a CDS encoding BlaI/MecI/CopY family transcriptional regulator, with the protein MKLSKSEEELMNHLWKLDKAFMKDLLEAYPEPKPATTTVATLLKRMTDKGFVGYNLLGNAREYFPLVKKKDYFSKHLNGLIKNFFNNSASQFASFFTQETDLSKSELEELRNLIDTELKNK; encoded by the coding sequence ATGAAGCTATCAAAATCAGAAGAGGAATTAATGAACCATCTCTGGAAGCTGGATAAAGCTTTTATGAAAGATTTATTAGAAGCCTATCCAGAACCAAAACCTGCCACCACTACCGTTGCTACATTATTAAAGCGAATGACGGATAAAGGCTTTGTAGGCTATAACCTCTTGGGAAATGCACGGGAATATTTTCCGCTCGTAAAAAAGAAAGACTATTTCTCCAAACATTTAAACGGACTCATAAAAAACTTTTTCAACAATAGCGCCTCCCAATTTGCTTCTTTTTTCACCCAGGAAACCGACCTAAGCAAATCAGAATTGGAAGAATTAAGGAACTTGATAGATACCGAACTCAAAAACAAATAG
- a CDS encoding MutS-related protein gives MDQLVSFYNKRIATQKELLQKVKNQLLTSSILRLSVFLLGSFGVFFFLGNTKLVLGIIIVTIAIFLYLVGKHTDLQYKRDRILALITINETEIQVLNRNFHHLPDGLEYRDDSHYFAQDIDLFGKGSFYQYSNRTALPHGSDLIVALFLSNSIDGISSKQEAVKELSQMPDWRQDFSAVATLVKADATTKTIASWLKGYSTYVPKVMRWIPNIFSLISIVFLDGYFLGLLPGYPIFILLFAGLLLSGIYLKKTSKLASDANRVQSTFQQYQRLVLKIEEVQFNAVILKRKRNTVLSQDQAASNLLKQFSAILGALDQRNNMIFGFLGNGFFLWDLRQGYKLEQWIAQHGSKVEQWFNTIAFFDAYNSMGNFAYNHPGYTYPQLVDSETVLKSTKASHPLLDPKKAVPNDIDILREQFFIITGANMAGKSTFLRTVSLQIVMANMGLPLCADEVQYNPIKLITSMRTTDSLTDDESYFFSELKRLKFIVDEIKTDNYFIVLDEILKGTNSLDKAIGSRKFVEKLVGSKSTGIIATHDLSLCEASADLPQIRNHYFDAEIIDNELHFDYTFKDGVCQNMNASFLLKKMEIVE, from the coding sequence ATGGATCAATTAGTATCGTTTTATAATAAAAGAATAGCAACACAAAAGGAGTTGCTGCAGAAGGTTAAGAACCAACTTTTAACCTCTAGTATTTTAAGGTTGTCGGTTTTTTTATTGGGAAGTTTTGGGGTGTTTTTCTTTTTAGGAAATACCAAGCTGGTACTAGGTATTATCATTGTTACCATTGCCATCTTTCTTTATCTCGTAGGAAAGCATACCGACCTACAGTATAAAAGGGATAGGATTTTGGCTTTGATTACTATAAACGAAACCGAAATTCAAGTATTGAACCGCAACTTTCACCATCTGCCAGATGGTTTGGAATATAGGGATGATAGTCACTATTTCGCCCAGGACATCGATTTATTTGGGAAAGGTTCTTTTTATCAGTATAGTAATCGGACCGCTTTACCACACGGGAGCGACCTTATTGTAGCACTATTTCTATCGAATAGTATCGATGGAATATCATCCAAACAAGAAGCAGTTAAGGAACTCTCACAAATGCCCGATTGGCGACAGGATTTTTCTGCTGTTGCTACTCTGGTAAAGGCCGATGCCACCACAAAAACCATTGCCTCTTGGCTGAAGGGATACAGTACTTATGTGCCTAAGGTGATGCGATGGATACCGAATATATTTTCGCTGATTTCAATAGTATTCCTTGACGGTTATTTCCTGGGCTTACTTCCCGGGTATCCTATTTTTATTCTATTATTCGCAGGGCTATTGCTCAGTGGTATTTATCTAAAGAAAACAAGTAAACTGGCCTCTGATGCCAATAGGGTACAAAGTACTTTTCAGCAATATCAAAGACTAGTATTAAAGATAGAGGAGGTCCAGTTTAATGCCGTCATTTTAAAAAGGAAAAGAAACACTGTGCTTTCTCAGGACCAAGCAGCCTCAAATTTATTAAAACAGTTTTCAGCCATCCTGGGTGCGCTAGATCAACGTAATAATATGATCTTCGGATTTTTAGGGAACGGATTTTTCCTATGGGACCTTCGTCAAGGGTATAAATTGGAGCAATGGATCGCCCAACACGGTTCTAAAGTGGAGCAGTGGTTTAATACGATTGCCTTTTTTGATGCGTATAACAGCATGGGGAATTTTGCCTATAACCATCCAGGGTATACCTACCCACAATTGGTGGATAGTGAGACAGTATTAAAATCGACCAAGGCATCACATCCATTGTTGGATCCTAAAAAAGCGGTACCCAATGATATCGATATACTAAGAGAACAGTTTTTTATTATCACTGGGGCCAATATGGCGGGGAAAAGTACTTTTTTACGGACTGTATCCCTACAGATTGTAATGGCCAATATGGGGCTTCCACTTTGTGCTGATGAGGTGCAATACAATCCTATAAAACTCATCACAAGCATGCGGACCACCGACTCCCTTACCGATGATGAATCCTACTTTTTCTCGGAATTAAAGCGGTTAAAATTCATTGTAGATGAGATTAAAACAGACAATTATTTTATTGTACTCGATGAAATCTTGAAAGGGACCAACAGTCTAGATAAGGCCATTGGCTCTAGAAAATTTGTAGAGAAATTGGTGGGTTCCAAATCTACTGGTATCATTGCTACCCACGATTTAAGTTTGTGTGAAGCTTCAGCAGATCTACCACAAATTAGGAACCACTATTTTGATGCAGAAATAATTGATAATGAACTGCACTTCGATTATACTTTTAAAGATGGGGTGTGCCAAAATATGAATGCTTCCTTCTTACTTAAAAAAATGGAAATTGTTGAATAA
- a CDS encoding MmcQ/YjbR family DNA-binding protein has product MNVEEFREYCISKKGVTEEFPFNAVTLVFKVVGKMFALTSLEQLPFSANLKCDPEKAIELREIHDGIIIPGYHMSKVHWNTCYLENLSPVLVRELIDHSYDLVVAKLTKKLQAQLRDQ; this is encoded by the coding sequence ATGAACGTAGAGGAATTTAGAGAGTATTGCATCAGCAAAAAAGGGGTCACTGAAGAGTTCCCTTTTAACGCTGTAACCCTGGTGTTTAAGGTGGTAGGGAAAATGTTTGCCCTTACCTCTCTGGAGCAGCTTCCTTTTAGTGCCAATTTAAAGTGCGACCCGGAAAAGGCCATTGAATTAAGAGAAATCCATGACGGGATTATAATTCCAGGTTATCATATGAGCAAAGTTCATTGGAATACCTGCTATTTGGAAAACTTGTCGCCAGTATTAGTGAGGGAATTAATAGACCATTCTTATGATTTGGTAGTGGCCAAACTCACCAAAAAATTGCAAGCCCAACTTAGGGACCAGTAA
- a CDS encoding DUF998 domain-containing protein encodes MTYQPNKIKKWIFWFAVAGVLLFVMATVLGGVFMDGYSHVRQLISESYANGTEYGPLLRWAGYIPSGILITLFAFLAPLVLPKSRLVALGFWGVGIFYGIGTIMVAFFPCDTGCNPEFIDPSISQIVHTVIGGLTYITVPLSLLLVGLGSSSKMRIISLASGVLAYCFVVLLFKDPTGPYIGVYQRVAEACILSWLLFVAFYIKKL; translated from the coding sequence ATGACATATCAACCTAATAAAATAAAAAAGTGGATCTTTTGGTTCGCAGTAGCCGGGGTTCTTTTGTTTGTGATGGCCACGGTTTTAGGCGGGGTTTTTATGGATGGATACAGTCATGTCCGGCAATTAATCAGCGAATCATACGCCAATGGTACCGAATATGGACCTCTTCTTAGGTGGGCAGGATACATTCCCAGTGGTATATTAATCACTCTTTTTGCCTTTCTCGCGCCACTTGTGTTACCAAAGTCGAGGTTGGTAGCCTTAGGGTTTTGGGGAGTCGGTATTTTTTATGGGATAGGAACTATTATGGTAGCATTTTTCCCCTGTGATACAGGATGCAATCCTGAATTTATAGATCCATCCATCTCCCAAATTGTCCATACTGTTATAGGGGGGCTTACCTATATCACGGTTCCATTGAGCCTACTATTGGTGGGGTTGGGTTCTAGCTCCAAAATGCGCATCATTTCCTTGGCCAGCGGAGTCCTAGCATATTGTTTTGTTGTGCTGTTGTTTAAGGATCCAACGGGTCCTTATATTGGGGTGTATCAAAGGGTAGCAGAGGCTTGTATCCTATCCTGGTTGTTGTTCGTGGCTTTTTATATAAAGAAGTTATAA
- a CDS encoding DUF4407 domain-containing protein, translating to MLQKFFILCSGADADILKTCSKGERNKYAGIGATVFFTAVMAFIASAYALFTVFDNMYTAIFFGLIWGLLIFNLDRFIVSTIKKSSSFKSEFLQATPRILLAVIIAIVISKPLEMKIFEKEINQVILEEKNEMTLTNKQQIATQYSPKIDEINTAILGLKNEIADKEAQTNALYDTYISEAEGAAGTKLLGKGPVYKEKRDKHDVALTELQTLKQSNTDKIATLEAEIAALDLEYTDQVTHTQPIIDGFDGLMARITALDKLPWIPSFFIFLLFLAIETAPIIAKLISPKGSYDYKLEDEESAVRTWVVQKLRQREKVLETDTTINHKIYSDLAEEEEIYNYKKRKAEELLKLQANAFHEVQIKSL from the coding sequence ATGTTACAAAAATTCTTTATTCTCTGCTCTGGGGCAGATGCAGACATCCTTAAAACTTGTTCCAAAGGGGAGCGGAACAAATACGCCGGTATTGGCGCTACCGTATTCTTTACAGCCGTTATGGCGTTTATAGCCAGTGCCTACGCCCTATTCACCGTCTTCGACAATATGTATACCGCCATTTTCTTCGGGCTTATTTGGGGCTTGCTTATTTTTAACCTAGACCGATTTATTGTCTCTACCATAAAAAAGAGCAGCAGTTTTAAAAGTGAATTCTTACAGGCCACCCCACGTATCCTATTAGCTGTAATTATTGCCATTGTCATCTCCAAACCATTGGAAATGAAAATTTTTGAAAAAGAAATCAATCAAGTTATCCTAGAGGAAAAAAATGAAATGACCCTCACCAACAAACAGCAGATTGCTACCCAATACTCCCCGAAAATTGATGAAATAAACACCGCTATTTTAGGACTGAAAAATGAGATCGCCGATAAAGAAGCCCAAACAAATGCCCTTTATGACACCTATATTTCTGAAGCCGAAGGCGCGGCAGGAACAAAACTCCTAGGAAAAGGTCCGGTATACAAAGAAAAACGGGATAAGCACGATGTTGCCTTAACTGAACTACAGACCTTAAAGCAAAGCAATACGGATAAAATAGCCACCCTAGAGGCGGAGATTGCGGCTTTAGATCTGGAATATACAGATCAGGTAACCCATACACAGCCTATTATCGACGGTTTTGATGGCCTAATGGCACGGATAACCGCATTGGATAAATTGCCATGGATACCCTCTTTTTTTATATTTCTATTGTTTCTAGCCATAGAAACCGCTCCAATTATTGCAAAATTAATATCCCCAAAAGGATCCTATGATTACAAATTGGAAGACGAGGAAAGCGCGGTTAGGACCTGGGTGGTCCAAAAGCTAAGACAACGGGAAAAAGTACTGGAAACAGATACCACTATAAACCATAAAATATACAGTGACCTCGCCGAGGAGGAGGAAATCTACAACTACAAAAAACGGAAAGCAGAAGAGTTATTAAAACTACAGGCCAATGCCTTTCATGAAGTTCAGATAAAAAGCTTATAA
- a CDS encoding DUF4230 domain-containing protein, translating into MNEILELFLGLILGAISMYWVFSLFRKKRNKELTEHQSIILLDKIKSVCKLITVEGDFAEIYRYENTREHFLSLVSSKKKALIVINAKVHIGFDLKKLRLHADNEKKKIFLTNFPEPEILSISPDLQFYDIKNGLFNVFTPSDLTSLNVEAKKHIEEKIPASGLMDTANREALEAVLLIESIVETIGWKLDYSSLELSDKRKRILN; encoded by the coding sequence ATGAATGAAATTTTAGAACTTTTTTTAGGTCTTATCTTAGGAGCCATCTCCATGTACTGGGTGTTTTCCTTATTTCGAAAAAAGCGGAACAAGGAACTTACGGAACATCAGTCTATCATTTTATTGGATAAGATTAAGAGCGTTTGTAAGCTGATTACTGTGGAGGGTGATTTTGCAGAAATATATCGTTATGAAAATACTAGGGAGCATTTTCTAAGTTTGGTAAGTAGTAAAAAGAAAGCCTTAATTGTCATTAATGCTAAAGTGCATATAGGGTTCGACCTTAAAAAACTGCGTCTACATGCGGATAATGAGAAGAAAAAAATATTTCTGACGAATTTCCCTGAACCCGAAATATTGTCTATTTCCCCCGACCTTCAATTTTACGATATAAAAAACGGGCTGTTCAATGTCTTTACCCCCTCGGACCTCACCTCTCTTAACGTAGAGGCTAAGAAACACATTGAAGAAAAGATACCCGCAAGTGGATTAATGGACACCGCTAATAGGGAAGCATTGGAAGCGGTACTCTTGATCGAGAGTATTGTAGAGACCATTGGCTGGAAATTGGATTATAGTAGTTTGGAATTGAGCGATAAAAGAAAACGGATTTTAAATTAA
- a CDS encoding M56 family metallopeptidase, translated as MYLLKFSICLLALLLFYILVLEKVHIHHFKRYYLLAVFVIALGIPLITFTEYVTVVAQPLSHQTITNPNFHQQFTSPEETNILSFIGWGIYCLGVVAFATKFLLNLKTIISSIRNNPKQRSGKLQHVLVKEQIAPHTFFSYLFFNLKNYRTYKIPQEVFWHEETHARQKHSMDILLLELLQIIFWFHPLIYWAKHLVKLNHEFLADQAVLNKGAVIPVYQNLVLAFSSNAIAPTLANAIHYSSIKKRIVIMKTQTSRKAIWLKNLLLIPLITLLLYSFSTKEILQIKKVENEIILPDHLKEKKTDQEIFYESKIQNIPEQEILISINKYGQLLVKDDLVKIDDLKSHLLNYNQKLTKEQRSQIVKALIQVEKKTPDDIIKKVEAILLDYGVATIDIKEVIKYQNQEEVTKNEIKEFNTLAKKHNAQPINERVVKGKDLKRLEYIYNRMSDAQKKNAQPFPECPAPAPAPKVMKNSKLPPPPPIPPTAPKAEREIYERTIQAYEKGNPGIIKTKKTADDKIIEVIEIIEDQESLPPPPPPYNIPDQKKHSKALLDAFKNFDEKANTYGKAVGAYMKKKEGTLFNLEALYEETMVLYDSYVVLAIKEDLMKPTPPSATKDQGEKNHPKIKQ; from the coding sequence ATGTATCTTCTAAAATTTAGCATTTGCCTTCTGGCGCTACTCCTATTCTATATATTGGTATTGGAGAAGGTACATATCCATCATTTTAAAAGATACTATCTTTTGGCAGTATTTGTCATCGCCCTAGGAATCCCACTAATTACGTTTACCGAATATGTAACCGTGGTAGCGCAGCCTTTATCCCATCAAACAATTACAAATCCAAATTTCCATCAACAGTTCACATCACCAGAGGAAACCAATATTCTATCGTTTATAGGATGGGGCATCTATTGCTTAGGCGTAGTAGCTTTCGCAACTAAATTCCTCCTAAACCTAAAAACAATAATCAGTAGTATCCGCAACAATCCTAAGCAGCGATCCGGAAAATTGCAGCACGTGCTCGTAAAAGAACAAATTGCACCACATACCTTTTTTAGCTACCTCTTTTTCAACCTAAAAAACTATAGAACCTATAAGATACCACAGGAAGTATTTTGGCACGAGGAGACTCATGCAAGACAAAAACACAGCATGGACATACTGCTGCTAGAACTGCTTCAAATAATTTTCTGGTTTCACCCGCTTATCTATTGGGCAAAACACCTGGTAAAACTAAACCACGAGTTTCTGGCAGACCAGGCCGTGTTGAACAAAGGAGCAGTAATTCCTGTCTATCAAAATCTAGTACTGGCATTCTCATCAAATGCTATAGCACCAACATTGGCAAATGCCATTCATTATTCATCAATCAAAAAACGAATCGTTATCATGAAAACACAAACCTCAAGAAAAGCCATCTGGCTAAAAAATTTATTACTCATTCCATTAATAACTCTTTTACTTTATAGTTTTAGTACGAAAGAAATTCTCCAAATAAAGAAGGTCGAGAATGAAATTATACTTCCTGATCATTTAAAAGAAAAGAAAACAGATCAGGAAATATTTTATGAATCTAAGATCCAAAATATCCCAGAACAAGAAATTTTGATATCCATAAATAAATATGGACAACTATTGGTCAAGGATGATTTGGTTAAGATTGACGACTTAAAATCCCACTTGTTAAATTATAACCAAAAGCTGACCAAAGAACAAAGAAGTCAAATCGTCAAAGCCTTAATTCAGGTAGAGAAAAAAACACCAGACGATATCATTAAAAAAGTTGAAGCCATCTTATTGGACTACGGTGTAGCGACAATTGACATCAAGGAGGTTATAAAATATCAAAACCAAGAGGAAGTTACCAAAAATGAAATCAAGGAATTCAACACCCTTGCTAAAAAACACAATGCACAGCCTATAAATGAACGGGTTGTAAAAGGTAAAGATTTAAAGCGTTTAGAATATATCTATAACCGCATGAGTGATGCCCAAAAGAAAAACGCCCAACCCTTTCCCGAATGTCCAGCTCCGGCTCCGGCACCTAAGGTTATGAAGAATTCAAAACTACCACCACCCCCACCAATACCTCCCACAGCCCCAAAAGCAGAGCGTGAAATTTATGAAAGAACGATTCAGGCTTATGAAAAAGGAAATCCTGGCATCATCAAAACTAAAAAGACAGCGGATGATAAAATAATTGAAGTCATAGAAATTATAGAAGACCAAGAGTCCCTACCTCCACCGCCACCACCTTACAATATTCCCGACCAAAAAAAACATTCCAAAGCCTTACTAGATGCTTTTAAGAATTTTGACGAAAAAGCCAATACTTATGGTAAAGCGGTTGGCGCATATATGAAAAAGAAAGAGGGCACTCTTTTCAATCTAGAAGCTCTGTACGAAGAAACCATGGTCTTATATGACAGCTATGTAGTGCTAGCGATAAAAGAAGACCTTATGAAACCAACACCTCCCTCGGCAACCAAAGACCAAGGGGAAAAAAATCATCCCAAAATTAAACAATAA